Proteins encoded within one genomic window of Deinococcus aerolatus:
- a CDS encoding aspartate carbamoyltransferase catalytic subunit — protein MSVGAVSAPRPRHLLDFQDWSPERLTAILDNADTMLQVLDRPVKKVPALQGLTVCNAFFENSTRTRTSFELAARRMSADVLTFAAGNSSVSKGESLRDTVEVLTAYKVDAYIVRHHAAGAAHLVARYSGKPVINAGDGRRAHPTQALLDAYTVRQEFGSLEGKRVAIIGDVRHSRVARSNAELLPMLGAEVVLCGPATLLPADLAALPGVTLCSNPKEAVRGAHAVMALRLQKERMNSGFLGSLQEYADVYQVNEALMAGAESGAIVLHPGPMNRDLEISGEAADGPRSRILQQVENGQAIRMSVLYHLLVGRD, from the coding sequence ATGAGTGTCGGCGCCGTTTCTGCCCCCCGGCCCCGGCATCTGCTGGATTTTCAGGACTGGTCGCCCGAACGCCTGACGGCCATCCTGGACAATGCCGACACCATGTTGCAGGTGCTGGACCGCCCGGTGAAGAAGGTGCCTGCGCTCCAGGGCCTGACTGTCTGCAACGCCTTTTTTGAGAACTCCACCCGCACCCGCACCTCCTTCGAGCTGGCCGCCCGCCGCATGAGCGCCGACGTGCTGACCTTTGCGGCCGGCAACAGCAGCGTCAGCAAGGGCGAATCGCTGCGCGACACGGTGGAGGTGCTGACCGCCTACAAGGTGGACGCCTACATCGTGCGCCACCACGCTGCCGGGGCCGCGCATCTGGTGGCGCGCTACAGCGGCAAGCCGGTGATCAACGCCGGAGATGGCCGCCGCGCCCACCCCACCCAGGCGCTGCTGGACGCCTACACGGTGCGCCAGGAATTTGGCAGCCTGGAGGGCAAGCGGGTGGCGATCATCGGCGACGTCCGTCACAGCCGGGTGGCGCGCAGCAACGCTGAACTGCTGCCGATGCTGGGGGCCGAGGTGGTGCTGTGTGGCCCCGCGACGCTGCTTCCGGCGGATCTGGCCGCGCTGCCGGGCGTTACCCTGTGCAGCAACCCCAAAGAAGCGGTGCGCGGCGCCCACGCGGTCATGGCCCTGCGCCTGCAAAAGGAGCGCATGAACAGCGGCTTCCTGGGCAGCCTGCAGGAATATGCCGACGTGTATCAGGTCAACGAAGCCCTGATGGCCGGGGCCGAGAGCGGCGCCATTGTGCTTCACCCCGGCCCCATGAACCGCGATCTGGAAATCAGCGGCGAGGCGGCGGACGGCCCGCGCAGCCGGATTCTGCAGCAGGTGGAAAACGGGCAGGCCATCCGCATGAGCGTGCTGTACCACCTGCTGGTGGGGCGCGATTGA
- a CDS encoding ABC transporter substrate-binding protein translates to MRPIPSLRLTASLSALLLVSAANAAPLRLEFWHAMTGVQDTVGGYATAFNKAQSAYEIVPVAQGNYRELQPRLEAAIRAGTPPALTQVEFTQLPGLAVQGQLLDLGRAVADLPDSLTGDFYPAVWKSGQLAGKTYGLPWNVSVPVLMYNAGALKKAGVRVPGTWTELEAASVKLAGGSRRPLVAVADSWTFEANVLSRGGALVSGAKPVLNSPEAVEALTQLARMSAARTAQPRTLNDATRAAFDFARGVNVFALASVANWTDARKLPFFDLGIAPFPCEKAGACTVPLGGATLSVPRGNSAAAQTGALAFWQFLNDPGRLANWVQVTAYAPPRRAATPLLEEWYTRNPQLRAAHAQLNRAVPRPAVPGYEAWTRLLEDAIQQATAGRLGARAALDEAQRQAMK, encoded by the coding sequence GTGCGCCCCATACCCTCCCTGCGCCTCACGGCCTCCCTGTCCGCATTGCTGCTGGTCAGCGCCGCGAATGCCGCGCCGCTGCGGCTGGAATTCTGGCACGCCATGACCGGCGTGCAGGACACGGTGGGCGGCTACGCGACGGCCTTCAACAAAGCTCAGAGCGCCTACGAGATCGTGCCGGTGGCGCAGGGCAACTACCGCGAGCTGCAGCCCCGCCTGGAGGCGGCCATCCGCGCCGGAACGCCCCCGGCGCTGACCCAGGTGGAGTTCACGCAGCTGCCGGGTCTGGCGGTGCAGGGGCAGCTGTTGGACCTGGGCCGGGCCGTGGCTGATCTGCCCGACAGCCTGACCGGCGACTTCTACCCGGCGGTCTGGAAGTCCGGTCAGCTGGCCGGCAAGACCTATGGCCTGCCGTGGAACGTCAGCGTGCCGGTGCTGATGTACAACGCGGGAGCGCTGAAAAAGGCCGGGGTCAGGGTGCCGGGAACCTGGACCGAGCTGGAAGCGGCCAGCGTCAAGCTGGCCGGCGGCTCCAGACGCCCGCTGGTGGCGGTGGCCGACAGCTGGACCTTCGAGGCGAACGTGCTGTCGCGCGGTGGGGCGCTGGTCAGCGGCGCAAAGCCGGTCCTGAACAGCCCTGAAGCGGTGGAGGCCCTGACCCAGCTGGCCCGCATGAGCGCCGCCAGGACCGCCCAGCCGCGCACCCTGAACGACGCCACCCGCGCGGCCTTCGACTTTGCGCGCGGCGTGAACGTCTTTGCCCTGGCCAGCGTTGCCAACTGGACCGACGCCCGCAAGCTGCCATTTTTCGATCTGGGCATCGCGCCGTTTCCCTGCGAGAAGGCCGGGGCCTGCACGGTGCCGCTGGGCGGGGCCACCCTAAGCGTGCCGCGTGGCAACAGCGCCGCGGCGCAGACGGGGGCGCTGGCCTTCTGGCAGTTCCTGAACGACCCTGGTCGGCTGGCGAACTGGGTGCAGGTTACCGCCTACGCCCCGCCCCGCCGCGCGGCGACGCCGCTGCTGGAGGAGTGGTACACCAGGAACCCGCAGCTGCGGGCCGCCCACGCCCAGCTGAACCGCGCCGTGCCGCGTCCCGCCGTCCCCGGCTACGAGGCCTGGACCCGGCTGCTGGAAGACGCGATTCAGCAGGCCACGGCGGGCCGGCTCGGTGCCCGGGCCGCGCTGGACGAGGCGCAGCGTCAGGCCATGAAATAA
- the lptB gene encoding LPS export ABC transporter ATP-binding protein, producing MTAPASQTPASPAAAPVSAASQGPARPDLVARGLRKSYGRRAVVRDVDFTVRPGEIVALFGPNGAGKTTTFYMLVGFIRPGGGTISLGEKDVTRLPMHERARMGLGYLPQEPSAFRKLSARDNLLAILEYQNLSKAEQHARADALLAEFGLTHLADSYAYQLSGGERRRLELARALTTDPDYLLLDEPFTGVDPKSIREIQRLIRELRDRRGIGVFITDHNVRETIALTDRVYLMFDGQVKFEGTPQEFARDTHARNDYLGDDFEL from the coding sequence GTGACCGCGCCCGCCTCCCAGACCCCAGCCTCTCCGGCCGCAGCGCCCGTTTCTGCCGCCTCCCAGGGTCCGGCGCGGCCCGATCTGGTGGCGCGTGGTCTGCGCAAATCCTACGGACGGCGCGCGGTGGTGCGGGACGTGGATTTCACGGTGCGGCCCGGCGAGATCGTGGCGCTGTTCGGCCCCAACGGGGCGGGGAAGACCACCACCTTCTACATGCTGGTGGGCTTTATCCGCCCCGGCGGCGGCACCATCAGCCTGGGGGAGAAGGACGTGACCCGGCTGCCCATGCACGAGCGTGCCCGCATGGGCCTGGGTTACCTGCCGCAGGAACCCAGCGCGTTTCGAAAGCTCTCGGCCCGCGACAATCTGCTGGCGATTCTGGAATACCAGAACCTGTCAAAAGCCGAGCAGCACGCCCGCGCCGACGCGCTGCTGGCCGAGTTTGGCCTCACCCATCTGGCCGACAGCTACGCCTACCAGCTGTCGGGTGGGGAGCGCCGCCGCCTGGAACTGGCCCGCGCCCTGACCACCGATCCCGATTACCTGCTGCTTGACGAGCCGTTTACCGGCGTGGACCCCAAGAGCATCCGTGAGATTCAGCGGTTGATCCGGGAGCTGCGGGACCGCCGGGGCATCGGCGTGTTCATCACCGATCACAACGTCCGCGAGACCATCGCCCTGACCGACCGGGTTTACCTGATGTTCGACGGCCAGGTCAAGTTCGAGGGCACGCCCCAGGAGTTCGCGCGCGACACGCATGCCCGCAACGATTACCTGGGCGACGACTTCGAGCTGTAG
- the hisD gene encoding histidinol dehydrogenase, with product MQVLEGPAARTALTRSFNEIPVPDSVLARIETMFGEALTPQQVVERILADVRARGDDALRDWTERLDGPRPEALAVGTDEIAAATVEPQLHAAIRLAIARVRDFYAQQPAHGFLNHGPDGALGQLVRPLGRVGVYVPGGLAPLISTLIHTAVPAQVAGVPDIVVATPPGRDGQINPAILVAARELGLTQVYRVGGAQAIAALAYGTASIGAVDKIAGPGNLFVVIAKRLVYGQTGIESLPGPTETLVLADDSADPRHVAADLLAQAEHLGAEPVLVSTSRQLLIAVQAELNGQLEALPEPNRGWARDSVAARMKVVLAASLDEGLELSNLYAPEHLCLLTRDPWSLLGQVRRAGGVFIGENSMEALGDYVAGPSHVMPTGGTARFASPVNVRDFQNIISVVGINEATLRRIGPAGATLARAEGLEAHARAIESRLNEG from the coding sequence ATGCAAGTTCTTGAAGGCCCTGCCGCCCGCACCGCCCTGACCCGCAGTTTCAACGAGATTCCCGTGCCGGACAGCGTTCTGGCCCGGATAGAGACGATGTTTGGCGAGGCCCTGACCCCGCAGCAGGTGGTCGAGCGCATTCTGGCCGACGTGCGGGCGCGCGGCGACGACGCCCTACGCGACTGGACCGAGCGGCTGGACGGCCCACGCCCGGAGGCGCTGGCGGTGGGCACTGACGAGATCGCGGCGGCCACAGTGGAGCCTCAGCTTCACGCCGCCATCCGTCTCGCCATCGCCCGCGTGCGCGACTTCTACGCGCAGCAGCCCGCGCACGGCTTCCTCAACCACGGCCCGGATGGGGCGCTGGGACAGCTGGTACGCCCGCTGGGCCGGGTGGGCGTGTACGTGCCGGGGGGGCTGGCGCCGCTGATCAGCACGCTGATTCACACGGCGGTTCCGGCGCAGGTGGCGGGCGTCCCCGACATTGTGGTGGCCACGCCACCGGGCCGGGACGGTCAGATCAACCCGGCCATTCTGGTGGCGGCGCGCGAACTGGGCCTGACACAGGTGTACCGGGTGGGCGGCGCGCAGGCAATTGCGGCGCTGGCCTACGGCACCGCCAGCATCGGCGCGGTGGATAAGATCGCCGGGCCGGGCAACCTGTTCGTGGTGATCGCCAAGCGGCTGGTCTACGGCCAGACCGGCATCGAGAGCCTGCCGGGGCCGACCGAGACGCTGGTGCTGGCCGACGACAGCGCCGACCCCCGCCACGTGGCTGCCGACCTGCTGGCCCAGGCCGAACACCTGGGTGCGGAGCCGGTGCTGGTCTCAACCAGCCGCCAACTGCTGATCGCCGTGCAGGCCGAACTCAACGGGCAACTTGAAGCCCTGCCCGAACCCAACCGGGGCTGGGCGCGCGACAGCGTTGCGGCCCGCATGAAGGTGGTGCTGGCCGCCAGTCTGGACGAGGGGCTGGAGCTGTCGAACCTGTACGCCCCCGAACACCTGTGCCTGCTGACCCGCGATCCCTGGAGCCTGCTGGGTCAGGTGCGGCGGGCCGGCGGGGTGTTTATCGGCGAGAACAGCATGGAGGCGCTGGGCGATTACGTCGCCGGCCCCAGCCACGTGATGCCCACCGGCGGCACCGCCCGCTTTGCCAGCCCGGTCAACGTGCGCGACTTCCAGAACATCATCAGCGTGGTGGGGATCAATGAGGCCACCCTGCGCCGCATCGGGCCAGCAGGAGCCACCCTGGCGCGGGCAGAGGGGCTGGAGGCGCATGCTCGCGCCATTGAGAGCCGGCTGAACGAGGGCTGA
- the pyrR gene encoding bifunctional pyr operon transcriptional regulator/uracil phosphoribosyltransferase PyrR, translating to MSGPKAIILSNDETRRALTRIAHEIIERNKGADQLALIGIHTRGIPLAARLAAKLGELEGVEVPTGMLDITLYRDDLSEVAHQPIIRETQVPFDISRRRVILVDDVLYTGRTVRAALDALIDLGRPAGIQLAVLVDRGHRELPIRADYVGKNLPTARSEVVKVKLHETDGVDSVELWDLEDMR from the coding sequence GTGAGCGGTCCCAAGGCGATTATCCTGAGCAACGACGAGACGCGGCGGGCGCTGACCCGCATCGCCCACGAGATCATTGAGCGCAACAAGGGCGCCGATCAGCTGGCCCTGATCGGTATTCATACGCGCGGCATTCCGCTGGCCGCCCGTTTGGCTGCCAAGCTCGGCGAGCTGGAGGGGGTAGAGGTGCCCACCGGCATGCTGGACATCACCCTCTACCGCGATGACCTGAGCGAGGTAGCGCACCAGCCGATCATCCGCGAGACGCAGGTGCCGTTTGACATCTCGCGGCGCCGGGTGATCTTGGTGGACGACGTGCTGTATACCGGGCGCACCGTGCGGGCCGCGCTGGACGCCTTGATTGACCTGGGCCGCCCCGCGGGGATTCAGCTGGCGGTGCTGGTGGACCGCGGGCACCGCGAACTGCCCATCCGCGCCGACTACGTGGGCAAGAACCTGCCCACCGCCCGCAGCGAGGTCGTGAAGGTCAAGCTGCACGAGACCGACGGGGTGGACAGCGTGGAGCTGTGGGACCTGGAGGACATGCGATGA
- a CDS encoding phosphatidylserine decarboxylase — translation MRLRRLLFPIAAGTAAWYLRSVYRFRDPVRLPTEAGAVLSPADGTVSFVRRVEADRVRSDALNAALKVGDLLGTGAAPDGWLLGILVGPLDVHYVYQPIGGQITDTRHTGSRSNVALFGAPEALSLLAGQPTDLLSGRGTLKNERLAAVTQSELGQITVTLVAPGAGLNATSYLKAGDAAHAGHKATFLAEGGLVLLHLPPELTPQVSVGQRVQGAHTVIASATKP, via the coding sequence ATGCGTCTGCGCCGCCTGCTTTTTCCCATCGCCGCTGGAACCGCCGCGTGGTATCTGCGGAGCGTGTACCGCTTCCGCGACCCCGTTCGCCTGCCCACCGAGGCGGGGGCCGTGCTGAGTCCGGCCGACGGAACGGTCAGCTTCGTGCGCCGGGTGGAGGCGGACCGGGTCCGCAGCGACGCCCTCAACGCTGCCCTGAAAGTCGGGGACCTGCTGGGTACAGGGGCGGCACCGGACGGCTGGCTGCTGGGCATCCTGGTGGGGCCGCTGGACGTGCATTACGTGTATCAGCCGATTGGCGGCCAGATCACCGACACGCGGCACACCGGCAGCCGCAGCAACGTGGCCCTGTTCGGCGCCCCCGAGGCGCTGAGCCTGCTGGCCGGGCAGCCCACCGATCTGCTGTCCGGGCGCGGCACGCTGAAAAACGAGCGGCTGGCCGCCGTGACCCAGAGCGAACTGGGGCAGATCACCGTGACGCTGGTGGCCCCCGGCGCGGGCCTGAACGCCACGTCCTACCTCAAGGCAGGCGACGCGGCCCACGCTGGACACAAGGCCACCTTTCTGGCCGAGGGCGGACTGGTGCTGCTGCACCTGCCCCCTGAATTAACCCCGCAGGTCAGCGTGGGCCAGCGCGTGCAGGGGGCACACACCGTGATCGCCTCCGCAACAAAGCCCTGA
- a CDS encoding phosphopentomutase: MLLTIIVLDSVGAGELPDAQAFGDAGSHTLNHTLEAAPAHLPHLARLGLGHVPTVHTSPETVPDVPPMGGYGRMREVSPGKDTSTGHWEFMGVQLEHAFQIFPDGFPPAVMNPFDAATGHGHLCNRPYSGTEVIRDYGREHLKTGDPIVYTSGDSVFQIAAHEDVVPLETLYEWCEAARALLQGEYAVARVIARPFRGEWPFDRAGEHRRDFSLTPPPTVLDAVKAAGKQVIGIGKIPDIYAHQGFTEEIHTDNNADGIRKTIDRMQQAGRDGTSGLIFTNLVDFDAKFGHRRDPAGYSRCLAEFDAALPEILASVPEDGALIITSDHGNDPTWPGTDHTREHGLLLVHRPGLGGVDLGERATFADLGATTAEALGAVWTGPGESFWAALNDRD, encoded by the coding sequence ATGTTGCTGACCATCATCGTGCTGGATTCCGTGGGGGCAGGTGAACTGCCCGACGCGCAGGCCTTTGGGGACGCGGGATCCCACACCCTCAACCACACCCTTGAGGCGGCGCCTGCCCATCTGCCCCATCTGGCGCGGCTGGGGCTGGGCCACGTGCCCACTGTCCACACCTCGCCCGAGACCGTGCCGGACGTGCCGCCGATGGGCGGCTACGGACGCATGCGTGAGGTCAGCCCCGGCAAGGACACCTCCACCGGACACTGGGAGTTCATGGGCGTGCAGCTTGAACACGCCTTCCAGATCTTCCCAGACGGCTTCCCGCCTGCCGTAATGAACCCCTTCGACGCCGCCACCGGCCACGGCCACCTGTGCAACCGGCCGTACAGCGGCACCGAGGTGATTCGCGACTACGGCCGGGAACACCTGAAAACCGGCGATCCCATCGTGTACACCAGCGGGGACAGCGTGTTCCAGATCGCCGCGCACGAGGACGTGGTGCCGCTGGAGACGCTGTACGAATGGTGCGAGGCCGCCCGCGCCCTGCTGCAGGGCGAGTACGCCGTGGCCCGCGTGATCGCCCGGCCCTTCCGGGGCGAGTGGCCGTTTGACCGGGCGGGCGAGCACCGCCGCGACTTCAGCCTGACGCCGCCGCCCACGGTGCTGGACGCGGTGAAGGCGGCGGGCAAACAGGTCATCGGCATCGGCAAGATTCCCGACATCTACGCCCACCAGGGCTTCACCGAGGAAATCCACACCGACAACAACGCCGACGGCATCCGCAAGACCATCGACCGCATGCAGCAGGCCGGCCGGGACGGCACCTCGGGCCTGATCTTCACCAACCTGGTGGACTTCGATGCCAAATTCGGCCACCGCCGTGACCCGGCAGGCTACAGCCGCTGCCTGGCCGAGTTCGATGCCGCGCTGCCGGAGATCCTGGCCAGCGTGCCGGAGGATGGGGCGCTGATCATCACCAGTGACCACGGCAACGACCCCACCTGGCCCGGCACCGATCACACCCGCGAGCACGGGCTGCTGCTGGTGCACCGCCCAGGCCTGGGCGGCGTGGACCTGGGCGAGCGCGCCACCTTCGCCGACCTGGGGGCCACCACCGCCGAGGCGCTGGGCGCGGTGTGGACGGGACCGGGTGAGAGCTTCTGGGCTGCGCTGAATGACCGGGACTGA
- a CDS encoding DUF3084 domain-containing protein, which translates to MLWLFLPFVVVLSGVVAYAADTIARKAGRKHIRLFGLRPKTTALLVAVLSGMAISAASLAAFLLLNRSAVATIAEADQLRPRIESLRKEVGAVQGELKSVQQERDQAQREADRSAQLQAQAEERLRQTRSQLEAARTAEKTLREEAKTLQGQVDEQTATLRTLEERAAENRKKLAASETALKASRARAQTLDSQVVELNTRVALAEQEAQSAQERADGAQATAQAEQDRAVAAQATAQAEQNRALTAQATAAKQVKAAQASVAQARRDAAAQIKAAGKQVTDLKAQVSTLEQSRKKAAVDLATAQAAARSAQQVRDQLGAERDRLSAQRDTLVADQARVTRERDQAARERAQATADRDKVRRDLTALQQQQRQLQASNDELKNSNDSLARALADARASLGKLQDENLSSRTELSASRNTDLAYPKNELVYAAVVPGVRNLDQFLRDAAASAQLRGARGTGGAPSVRLSGGARTVLETKLRGLNVSTFVQCRAAQNAAVGFPVDLSCDARPNTVLYRGGEVIRRVNVTLSSDPRAMQDQISDLVKDAVTDITARGVPSEYILNKGLDVSELVTLLDRLGKRSGSTAVVGVAAREDVRPSMRVDLYPVLP; encoded by the coding sequence GTGCTGTGGCTGTTCCTGCCGTTTGTGGTGGTCCTGTCGGGTGTGGTGGCCTACGCCGCCGACACCATTGCCCGCAAGGCCGGGCGCAAGCACATCCGCCTGTTCGGGCTACGGCCCAAGACCACGGCGCTGCTGGTGGCGGTGTTGTCGGGCATGGCGATCAGCGCGGCCAGTCTGGCGGCCTTCTTGCTGCTCAACCGCAGCGCGGTGGCCACCATTGCCGAGGCCGATCAGCTGCGCCCCCGTATCGAGTCGCTGCGCAAGGAGGTGGGCGCGGTGCAGGGCGAGCTGAAGTCGGTGCAGCAGGAGCGCGATCAGGCGCAGCGCGAGGCTGACCGGTCCGCGCAGTTGCAGGCCCAGGCCGAGGAGAGACTGCGGCAGACCCGCAGCCAGCTGGAAGCCGCGCGCACCGCCGAGAAGACGCTGCGGGAAGAGGCCAAGACCCTGCAGGGCCAGGTGGACGAACAGACTGCCACGCTGCGGACCCTGGAAGAGCGCGCCGCCGAGAACCGCAAGAAGCTTGCGGCCTCCGAGACGGCCCTGAAGGCCAGCCGCGCCCGCGCACAGACGCTGGACAGTCAGGTGGTGGAACTCAACACCCGCGTCGCGCTGGCCGAGCAGGAGGCGCAGTCGGCCCAGGAACGCGCCGACGGGGCGCAGGCCACCGCCCAGGCCGAGCAGGACCGTGCCGTGGCGGCGCAGGCCACGGCCCAGGCCGAGCAGAACCGGGCGCTGACGGCCCAGGCCACGGCGGCCAAACAGGTCAAGGCGGCCCAGGCCAGCGTCGCGCAGGCCCGGCGGGACGCCGCCGCGCAGATCAAGGCCGCCGGCAAGCAGGTCACGGACCTCAAGGCCCAGGTCAGCACCCTGGAGCAGTCACGCAAGAAGGCCGCCGTTGACCTGGCGACGGCCCAGGCCGCGGCCCGGAGTGCCCAGCAGGTCCGCGACCAGCTGGGTGCCGAGCGCGACCGCCTGAGCGCCCAGCGCGACACGCTGGTGGCCGATCAGGCGCGCGTGACCCGCGAACGTGATCAGGCGGCCCGCGAGCGCGCCCAGGCCACGGCGGACCGCGACAAGGTCCGCCGGGACCTGACGGCGCTGCAGCAGCAGCAGCGTCAGCTGCAGGCCAGCAACGACGAGCTGAAGAACAGCAACGACTCGCTGGCCCGCGCCCTGGCCGACGCCCGCGCCAGCCTGGGCAAGTTGCAGGACGAGAACCTCTCCAGCCGCACCGAACTCAGCGCCAGCCGCAACACGGACCTGGCCTACCCCAAGAATGAACTGGTCTATGCCGCCGTGGTGCCGGGCGTGCGCAACCTGGACCAGTTTCTCAGGGACGCCGCCGCCTCGGCGCAGCTGCGCGGCGCGCGGGGCACGGGCGGGGCCCCCAGCGTCCGCCTCAGCGGCGGCGCCCGCACGGTCCTGGAAACCAAGCTGCGCGGCCTGAACGTCAGCACCTTCGTGCAGTGCCGCGCCGCCCAGAACGCCGCCGTGGGCTTTCCGGTGGACCTGAGCTGCGACGCCCGGCCCAACACCGTGCTGTACCGGGGCGGCGAGGTCATCCGGCGCGTCAACGTCACGCTGAGCAGCGATCCGCGCGCCATGCAAGACCAGATCAGCGACCTCGTCAAGGACGCCGTGACCGACATCACCGCACGCGGCGTGCCCAGCGAGTACATCCTGAACAAGGGCCTGGACGTGTCGGAACTGGTCACGCTGCTTGACCGCCTGGGCAAGCGCAGCGGCAGCACGGCCGTGGTGGGCGTGGCCGCGCGGGAAGACGTCCGGCCCAGCATGCGGGTGGATCTGTACCCGGTGCTGCCGTAG
- a CDS encoding Hsp20/alpha crystallin family protein, with protein sequence MMRFDPFRDIEELTQRMDRAFGQGLNDSARLAPPVDVHEDEHGLELTLDLPGVKPEDIQIEAESQTLTVQAERSYRRAEGRTAHRVERAYGTLVRTFSVPAKYDLGKVQANFDHGTLTLSVPRSEAAQKRSISVRSGGQDTPQKQDRTLEAGQDANRDGQTGQSQSGGAGLKSGQPAAQTGKSQNA encoded by the coding sequence ATGATGCGATTTGATCCCTTCCGCGACATCGAGGAACTGACCCAGCGCATGGACCGCGCCTTCGGCCAGGGCCTGAACGACTCAGCCCGCCTCGCGCCGCCGGTGGACGTTCATGAGGACGAGCACGGGCTGGAGCTGACCCTGGACCTGCCCGGCGTGAAGCCGGAGGACATTCAGATCGAGGCCGAGAGCCAGACCCTGACCGTGCAGGCCGAGCGCAGCTACCGCCGCGCCGAGGGCCGCACCGCCCACCGCGTCGAGCGTGCCTACGGCACCCTGGTCCGGACCTTCAGCGTGCCCGCCAAGTACGATCTGGGCAAGGTACAGGCCAATTTTGACCACGGCACCCTGACCCTCAGCGTGCCGCGCAGCGAGGCTGCCCAGAAGCGCAGCATCAGCGTTCGTAGCGGCGGGCAGGACACCCCCCAGAAGCAGGACCGGACGCTGGAGGCCGGGCAGGACGCAAACCGGGACGGGCAGACAGGGCAGTCCCAGTCGGGCGGCGCCGGACTCAAGTCGGGCCAGCCCGCCGCCCAGACCGGCAAATCGCAGAACGCCTGA
- a CDS encoding peptidylprolyl isomerase, with product MTARPASLLLSASLLVLTACAPATQAQTPPATPPAQPAPAAPGFTPVKPLSDKPVRSFEKAAQVIDPARAYRAVLRTAKGDVTVELNAKAAPVAVNNFVFLALNRFYDGTRFHRVIDGFMAQGGDPLSADAAQQGRWGTGGPGYSFRAENGNGLKFDAAGVLGMARAASLDSQGSQFFITVAPADFLSGQYTVFGKVVAGQDVLDKLTRNDDGRGPVAGKAADELKSVDILVAGGS from the coding sequence ATGACTGCCAGACCCGCGTCCCTGCTGCTTTCCGCCTCGCTGCTGGTGCTGACCGCCTGCGCGCCTGCCACCCAGGCCCAGACCCCGCCTGCCACTCCCCCGGCGCAGCCAGCGCCAGCTGCGCCCGGCTTCACCCCGGTCAAGCCGCTGAGCGACAAACCGGTTCGCAGCTTCGAGAAGGCCGCGCAGGTAATCGATCCGGCCAGGGCATACCGCGCCGTTCTCAGGACCGCGAAGGGCGACGTGACGGTGGAACTGAATGCGAAGGCGGCCCCGGTGGCCGTCAACAACTTCGTGTTCCTGGCGCTGAACCGCTTCTACGACGGCACGCGCTTTCACCGGGTCATTGACGGCTTCATGGCGCAGGGCGGCGATCCGCTCAGCGCAGACGCGGCGCAGCAGGGCCGCTGGGGCACCGGTGGCCCCGGCTACAGCTTCAGGGCCGAGAACGGCAACGGCCTGAAGTTCGACGCTGCCGGCGTGCTGGGGATGGCGCGGGCGGCCAGCCTGGATTCGCAGGGCAGCCAGTTCTTCATCACCGTGGCCCCTGCCGACTTCCTGAGCGGCCAGTACACGGTCTTCGGCAAGGTGGTGGCCGGTCAGGACGTGCTGGACAAACTGACCCGCAACGACGATGGCCGGGGCCCGGTGGCCGGAAAGGCGGCAGACGAGCTTAAAAGTGTGGACATTCTGGTCGCGGGCGGCAGCTGA